TCTAAATGATTGATATGCTTGTTTAGCAGCTTTTTCTTTGTCCAGATCGGTGGCGGAGTTTACATAGCCTAAAATTAGCCATGTTTTGCCTATATTGCCTTTAGCTTCTAGTTTTTTCTGAAAATCATGAAAGTAATCATAATTTTGGGGATTTTCTTTGTCTTTAGTGGCACAAGAAACTAATAAACTATCTGTATCTCCCAAGGTGTGGCGACGATAGCAACCTGTTACGCCTTCTAGATCTTCAATTATAAAGGGGTAATCGATATCTGGATGGTAATCTGCTTTTTGGTCAAGGTTAAGACGATGACGCAAATTTTCCCAGGATTGTTGCTGGGGTGTTGGTTTAATGTCTTCCTGTATTTCTCTCAGGCTATAGACAAATAGAAATAGATGTGGGTAATAGATTGACAAGGGTTGCACAAAAGTTTTGTCCAATCATCTACACTATAATCTTTTTTTCTTGTTTGCCAACACCCTGAAGGTGAAAGTATTGATTTCTTTGGTACGACTGGGTGTGTGGCTCTAGTTGCACCACAAAATTTTCTTTATTTAGACAGATTAACACAAATTTCGGGGCTAAGTTGGTGGTTTTTTCTCAAAATTTGGAATTTAAGGTTAAACTTTTGCGACTAACTGGGTTTTTTCTGTTATCCTTCGTCTTTTACTTCTACTAAAATCACTCTGGACGAAATAAATATATCTAAACCCATACAAGTGACACCACATAAAACTAAAAACATTCCGCTTAAGAAGAAATAAATGGGTATGCCTTGAATAAAGCGATGAGAAATTGGGAAGTTAATGGCGATCGCAAATGAGGTCAACACAAAACAAAATACGGCTATGATATGGCACATTATCGCATTTCGCACGTACCAGGTAGCGCGTAATAGCGCTTTTACTTGAATGTTTATGTGTGATAACCTAATGCGATCGAACTCTGCTAATTTTCCCTGTTCAGCTAGTTGGCGATGATGATGTCTTTTTTCATCATTAAGTAATCTAATTCTGGTTAAAAGT
This genomic interval from Phormidium ambiguum IAM M-71 contains the following:
- a CDS encoding DUF2721 domain-containing protein, encoding MDVSGIASTQIIQTILAPAVMISSSALFFLGLSSRYVALLTRIRLLNDEKRHHHRQLAEQGKLAEFDRIRLSHINIQVKALLRATWYVRNAIMCHIIAVFCFVLTSFAIAINFPISHRFIQGIPIYFFLSGMFLVLCGVTCMGLDIFISSRVILVEVKDEG